A genomic segment from Methanolobus zinderi encodes:
- a CDS encoding DNA integrity scanning protein DisA nucleotide-binding domain protein gives MAYKRDKMERIKTILKSAVKLAEDLEATAIIVSGDISLDGIDTDIPVFFSSRRTKSIIDHLVSTSKAREEKVRGVADDITQQATGKIDHLEDLSATEYMLGELEMGLVVGVIETTDSIGIIVHNLEDNRLVQSLKTCEERVPAEVMRTVLKIAFDISSTGREGKPVGTAFILGDVEEVMARSHQIILNPYAGHRDEDRDLLNKKNWESVKEFSQLDGVFVISDDGKMEAAGRYLDIDARDIRLDKGLGGRHVSAAAITRDTVAIAITVSESGGLIHIYMDGKELMSIESTQRAMFCTLQEDKNEN, from the coding sequence ATGGCATACAAGAGGGACAAAATGGAGAGAATCAAGACAATTCTGAAATCTGCAGTAAAGCTGGCAGAAGATCTGGAAGCAACTGCAATAATAGTGTCCGGAGATATCAGTCTTGATGGTATCGACACAGATATACCTGTATTCTTCAGTTCAAGGCGAACAAAGAGTATTATCGATCATCTGGTATCCACCAGCAAAGCCAGGGAAGAAAAAGTCAGGGGAGTAGCCGATGACATCACACAACAGGCTACCGGGAAGATAGATCATTTGGAAGATCTATCCGCCACCGAATATATGCTTGGGGAACTGGAAATGGGACTGGTGGTGGGTGTCATTGAGACTACGGACTCCATCGGGATAATTGTTCATAACCTTGAGGATAACCGGCTTGTGCAGTCACTGAAGACATGCGAGGAAAGAGTACCCGCGGAAGTGATGCGTACGGTCCTGAAAATTGCCTTTGATATATCAAGCACCGGACGTGAAGGAAAACCTGTCGGTACGGCCTTTATTCTGGGAGATGTGGAAGAAGTTATGGCTCGCTCTCACCAGATAATTCTCAATCCCTATGCTGGTCACAGGGATGAGGACCGGGACCTCCTCAATAAAAAGAACTGGGAGTCGGTAAAGGAGTTCTCACAACTTGACGGCGTCTTTGTCATATCCGATGATGGGAAAATGGAAGCTGCCGGCAGATATCTGGATATTGATGCCCGGGATATACGCCTGGACAAAGGACTTGGTGGACGCCATGTTTCTGCTGCCGCCATCACAAGGGACACTGTAGCCATAGCGATAACTGTCTCAGAGTCAGGCGGACTCATACATATCTATATGGACGGAAAAGAACTGATGTCCATAGAATCCACTCAAAGGGCAATGTTCTGCACTCTGCAAGAAGATAAAAACGAGAATTAA
- a CDS encoding acetate uptake transporter — protein sequence MDGEVVIKDTTASPAPLGFFGLGFAATFLGLMIMGMFADAVMVISTAIFLGGFAQLFASLELWKKGDTFGASAFGAFALFWFSWAFIQIATTIGIFGGIMDPMSAGAGFWYLIIWGIVATLLTIVTLKIGVKGITLVFILLDLTFFSIALIPGMIAGVITLLLGLASLYLAVALIMDEVGKIKIPY from the coding sequence ATGGATGGAGAAGTAGTAATTAAAGATACGACCGCAAGCCCTGCACCATTGGGTTTCTTTGGTCTTGGATTTGCAGCAACGTTCCTTGGATTGATGATCATGGGAATGTTCGCTGATGCTGTAATGGTGATTTCAACAGCTATATTCCTGGGTGGTTTTGCCCAGTTGTTCGCAAGTCTTGAGCTATGGAAAAAAGGCGACACCTTCGGTGCATCTGCATTCGGTGCATTCGCATTGTTCTGGTTCTCATGGGCATTTATTCAGATAGCAACAACCATAGGAATATTCGGTGGAATAATGGACCCAATGAGTGCAGGTGCAGGTTTCTGGTACCTTATTATCTGGGGTATTGTAGCAACTCTGCTTACAATAGTAACTCTCAAGATCGGTGTAAAAGGCATAACACTTGTATTTATACTGCTTGACCTTACATTCTTCAGCATTGCACTCATACCAGGTATGATCGCAGGTGTAATCACCCTTCTCCTTGGTCTTGCATCACTCTATCTTGCTGTTGCACTGATCATGGACGAAGTCGGTAAGATAAAGATACCATACTAA
- a CDS encoding translation initiation factor IF-2 subunit alpha encodes MDRNNWPESGDFVVCTVKDVTDFGAYTTLEEYDGKEGFIHISEIKAGWVKYVRDHVREGQKIVCKVLNVDSSRRHIDLSLKDVNEHQKRAKIQEWKNEQKAAKWLQFVAEETKTDKDEMQKVSQKLVENFGSQYAAFEEAAMTGVNAFSDIKLKKKIASSIAEVAQNNIKLPFVDIAGYVDLTCNLPEGIEVIRTALEAANKVDDEDDVRIDISYTGAPRYRIKVIAPDYKKAESVLKKSADIAVDTIEELGGKGEFHRHNDAVKA; translated from the coding sequence ATGGATAGAAACAATTGGCCAGAAAGCGGAGATTTTGTTGTCTGTACCGTAAAGGACGTAACCGACTTCGGTGCATACACAACACTCGAGGAGTATGATGGAAAAGAAGGATTCATCCATATCTCCGAAATCAAGGCCGGATGGGTCAAATATGTCAGGGACCACGTACGTGAAGGACAGAAGATCGTCTGTAAAGTACTTAACGTGGATTCATCCAGAAGGCATATAGACCTGTCACTAAAAGATGTTAACGAGCATCAGAAGCGTGCCAAGATCCAGGAATGGAAGAACGAGCAGAAAGCTGCCAAGTGGCTTCAGTTCGTGGCAGAAGAGACAAAGACCGATAAAGATGAGATGCAGAAGGTCAGCCAGAAACTGGTTGAGAACTTCGGAAGCCAGTATGCCGCATTCGAAGAAGCTGCCATGACCGGAGTCAATGCCTTCAGCGACATCAAACTCAAGAAGAAAATTGCCAGCAGCATTGCCGAGGTCGCTCAGAACAACATCAAGCTGCCCTTTGTGGACATCGCAGGTTATGTCGATCTGACATGTAATCTTCCCGAGGGAATCGAAGTAATAAGGACTGCCCTTGAAGCAGCCAATAAGGTCGATGACGAGGATGACGTGCGTATCGACATCAGTTACACCGGTGCACCAAGATACAGAATAAAGGTCATAGCTCCGGATTATAAAAAGGCGGAATCCGTGCTGAAGAAATCAGCAGATATTGCCGTTGATACTATCGAAGAACTTGGTGGGAAAGGCGAATTCCACAGACATAATGATGCTGTAAAGGCGTGA
- a CDS encoding 50S ribosomal protein L44e: protein MKIPKRFKTYCPSCKKHTEVVAERVRKGKASSLTHISRQKKRQTGIGNSGKFSKVPGGDKPTKRVWLRYKCTECNKSHQRPCFRAKKFEFAE from the coding sequence ATGAAGATCCCGAAGAGATTCAAAACATATTGCCCTTCATGCAAGAAGCACACAGAAGTCGTCGCGGAAAGAGTGAGGAAGGGTAAAGCATCGTCATTAACACATATCTCAAGACAGAAGAAACGCCAGACAGGAATCGGCAACAGCGGTAAATTCTCAAAGGTGCCTGGAGGAGACAAACCCACCAAGAGAGTATGGCTGAGGTACAAGTGCACAGAGTGCAACAAGTCCCATCAGAGACCCTGTTTCAGAGCAAAGAAGTTCGAATTTGCGGAGTGA
- the priS gene encoding DNA primase catalytic subunit PriS gives MNEKTRSFLVSRFQEYYSQAELRLPPEFTSREWGFLEFTTGDPFMRRHKEFGSEGELRDYLRGIAPAHAYYSVAYYEYPGARKMKEKNWLKADLIFDIDSDHLPGKINSYGDMLEKGKRETLRLLDFLVSDFGFDENDVHAVFSGGRGYHFHISDPSVLSLGSPERREIVDYISGKLNPEMHYSKEWLVGEHGSGTDTFKGKTAVPYKYALKNYDSGWGKRIAHYIVQYLIAESVKEDKNMFRELRELKGFGRSNAKRFQELKKISKKPEVLRNIVDHGRLDFGHIDDFQDVVSLLIKQAAEMSKVNFGSTQVDEPVTADIKRLIRLPGSLHGKSGMKVTALGIDELEDFEPLNDAIVFGDRTVKIKVIKPFAVQMKGKDFVLEEGVQELPEYAAVYFMCRGAAEYGSH, from the coding sequence ATGAATGAGAAAACACGCTCTTTTCTTGTATCCAGATTCCAGGAATACTATTCGCAGGCAGAACTGAGACTGCCACCTGAGTTCACATCAAGGGAATGGGGATTCCTTGAGTTTACCACAGGCGATCCTTTCATGAGAAGGCACAAGGAGTTCGGATCAGAAGGAGAACTGCGTGATTATCTTAGAGGGATTGCACCTGCGCACGCATATTATTCGGTTGCCTATTACGAGTATCCAGGAGCTCGTAAGATGAAAGAGAAGAACTGGCTTAAGGCAGATCTGATCTTCGATATAGACTCTGACCATCTTCCAGGAAAGATAAACTCATACGGCGATATGCTTGAGAAAGGAAAACGGGAAACACTAAGGCTGCTGGATTTTCTTGTCAGTGATTTCGGCTTTGACGAGAACGATGTCCACGCTGTATTTTCCGGTGGCAGAGGATATCACTTCCACATCAGTGACCCCTCGGTACTCTCTCTTGGAAGTCCGGAAAGACGTGAAATCGTGGACTATATCAGCGGGAAGCTCAATCCAGAGATGCATTACAGTAAAGAGTGGCTAGTTGGAGAACACGGAAGCGGTACTGATACTTTCAAAGGTAAGACCGCTGTGCCCTACAAATATGCGTTGAAGAACTATGACAGCGGCTGGGGAAAAAGAATTGCACATTATATAGTACAGTATCTAATAGCCGAGTCCGTCAAGGAAGACAAGAACATGTTCCGGGAACTCAGAGAACTCAAGGGCTTTGGAAGAAGTAATGCAAAAAGATTCCAGGAGCTTAAGAAAATATCAAAGAAGCCGGAAGTGCTCAGGAACATAGTAGACCATGGAAGGCTGGATTTCGGACACATCGACGATTTCCAGGACGTGGTCAGCCTGTTAATAAAACAAGCCGCTGAGATGTCAAAGGTCAATTTCGGCAGCACCCAGGTGGACGAGCCTGTAACCGCAGATATCAAGCGACTCATCCGTCTGCCCGGCTCACTTCACGGGAAGTCCGGAATGAAGGTGACGGCACTGGGTATCGATGAACTTGAAGATTTCGAACCTTTGAACGATGCTATTGTGTTTGGCGACAGAACGGTAAAGATAAAAGTTATAAAACCATTTGCAGTTCAGATGAAAGGAAAGGACTTTGTGCTGGAGGAGGGCGTTCAGGAACTCCCCGAATACGCCGCAGTCTACTTCATGTGCAGAGGTGCAGCAGAATATGGATCGCACTGA
- a CDS encoding RNA-protein complex protein Nop10, which translates to MGLKIYRCKNCGRYTLEEKCPVCGSLTVDPRPAKFSPEDPYGKYRRLAIKENDL; encoded by the coding sequence TTGGGGTTGAAGATCTACAGGTGTAAGAACTGCGGCAGATACACACTTGAAGAAAAATGCCCGGTATGCGGCTCACTTACAGTGGATCCCAGACCGGCTAAATTTTCCCCCGAAGACCCATATGGGAAATATCGCAGATTAGCCATAAAGGAGAATGATCTATGA
- a CDS encoding 30S ribosomal protein S27e: MNKPKSRFLRVKCNDCENEQVIFGSASEKVTCLVCGRTLAEPTGGKSTITTHILEVLD; encoded by the coding sequence ATGAACAAACCAAAGAGCAGATTCCTGCGTGTCAAATGTAATGACTGTGAGAACGAGCAGGTCATTTTCGGAAGCGCGAGCGAGAAGGTAACATGTCTTGTATGCGGAAGGACACTCGCAGAACCAACCGGCGGAAAATCAACAATCACAACACATATTCTTGAAGTTCTTGATTAA
- a CDS encoding mRNA surveillance protein pelota, producing the protein MRVTKRSLKGREGEIAITPETLDDLWHLKYIIEKGDLVFALTKRKADTSSDKLRPEKVEKKNVRLGIRVEDLEFHRFSNRLRIHGVIEHGMDSGSYHTINVEDGTNVSIIKTWKKDQLERVDEAEASSKRPKVVIVAIEEGDADIGLVRHYGIEQYSHITQSSGKGEGTLREVFFNEIADQLVHAASGSEAIVVAGPGFTKDDFMKFLDEKDQELASRAIVEDTASVGISGFQEVLKRGAVDRIMEESRIARESKLMDDLLREISTDGKAAYGSEEVESAQNFGAIETLLVADEYLRTEREKGNIDNFLQSVEHARGNIVIFSTIFEPGEKLLSLGGIAALLRFKI; encoded by the coding sequence ATGCGCGTAACAAAGAGAAGTCTGAAAGGCAGAGAAGGTGAGATTGCCATAACTCCCGAGACTCTGGATGACCTGTGGCATCTCAAGTACATAATAGAGAAAGGTGACCTTGTTTTCGCTCTGACAAAGAGAAAGGCAGATACCTCCAGTGATAAATTAAGACCTGAAAAGGTGGAGAAAAAGAATGTCAGGCTCGGGATCAGGGTAGAGGATCTTGAATTCCATAGATTCTCCAACAGGCTCAGGATACATGGTGTCATCGAGCATGGCATGGATTCGGGTTCCTATCATACTATAAATGTTGAGGACGGTACCAATGTTTCCATAATCAAGACCTGGAAAAAGGATCAACTGGAGCGTGTGGATGAAGCTGAAGCATCTTCTAAACGTCCGAAGGTTGTTATCGTTGCTATTGAAGAAGGAGATGCGGACATAGGTCTTGTACGCCATTACGGTATCGAACAATATTCTCATATAACCCAGTCCTCCGGAAAAGGAGAGGGCACTCTCAGGGAGGTGTTTTTCAACGAGATAGCCGACCAGCTGGTTCATGCAGCTTCCGGTTCGGAGGCCATAGTTGTTGCAGGTCCGGGTTTCACCAAGGATGATTTTATGAAGTTCCTGGATGAAAAGGATCAGGAGCTGGCTTCAAGGGCAATAGTTGAAGATACGGCATCAGTAGGTATATCCGGATTCCAGGAAGTATTGAAAAGAGGCGCAGTCGACAGGATCATGGAAGAGTCCAGGATTGCCAGGGAATCCAAACTTATGGATGATCTGCTCAGGGAGATATCAACCGACGGAAAAGCTGCCTATGGTTCGGAGGAAGTGGAGTCTGCACAGAACTTTGGGGCGATTGAAACACTGCTCGTGGCCGATGAGTACCTCCGTACGGAAAGGGAAAAAGGTAACATTGATAATTTCCTCCAATCGGTTGAGCATGCAAGGGGAAATATTGTGATCTTCAGTACAATATTTGAACCCGGGGAAAAACTACTTTCTCTTGGAGGCATCGCTGCACTCCTGAGGTTTAAAATATAA
- the rqcH gene encoding ribosome rescue protein RqcH encodes MKKEMTSADVAALVLELGSGENSIIDAKIGKVYQPATDELRISIFVFHKGRDNLIIEAGKRAHLSEHIRQSPKIPQSFPMLLRKHIMGGRITYIKQYDFDRIIEIGVVRGGVDTILVAELFSPGNIVLLDSERKIILPMKPVTFRGRRIRSGEVYQYPEAQISPVDAGEDDLREEFRSSDSDVVRTIASKFNLGGVLAEEVCLRSGVDKKLPAKELDDSSISALADSFKSLFTPLLEGELKPYLIKKDINGETKPFDAVPFELELYSDLEKESCPSFNKALDEFFGKKAAEEVREVEEGVKKEKVDVFERRLKKQQEAIEKFGEDADRQIEIAEKIYAHYVDIEETMDVLDQARDKGYSWDEIRKTIKKAKDSLPAAKRIVSIDSSSGKIVLDLEGTKATIDLRLSIPQNAQQYYDKAKKLNKKKDGALKAIEETKLAMQKREKKASSEKRKVRLKKHWYDRFRWFFTSDGFLVVGGRDAETNEEIVKKYMDKNDVVFHTQAPGAPMTVVKTEGRDVTEQALQEAAEFVVSYSSIWKSAQFSGDCYWVKPEQVSKTPESGEYLKKGSFAIRGERNYYRDVQVGAALALELDKETRVIGGPVSAVRENGKHVVEIVPGKFNQNDIAKKIYKIYVDKLKEVNFVKQIASPDKIAMMVPPGESDIKV; translated from the coding sequence ATGAAGAAAGAAATGACGAGTGCCGATGTGGCTGCGCTGGTTCTTGAACTTGGCTCAGGTGAGAATTCTATTATAGATGCGAAGATCGGCAAGGTTTACCAGCCCGCAACCGATGAGTTGCGTATTAGTATATTTGTTTTCCATAAGGGCAGGGACAACCTTATTATCGAGGCTGGAAAACGTGCACATCTGAGTGAACACATTCGCCAGAGTCCCAAAATTCCACAGTCTTTCCCCATGCTTCTGAGAAAGCATATTATGGGTGGACGTATCACTTATATAAAACAATATGATTTTGACAGGATAATCGAAATCGGTGTGGTCCGTGGAGGAGTGGATACCATACTGGTTGCAGAGCTGTTCTCTCCGGGAAATATTGTTCTGCTTGATTCGGAAAGGAAGATTATCTTGCCCATGAAACCCGTGACCTTCAGGGGAAGGAGGATTCGCAGTGGTGAGGTCTACCAGTATCCGGAAGCCCAGATAAGTCCTGTTGATGCAGGAGAAGATGATCTCAGGGAGGAATTCAGATCATCTGATTCGGACGTTGTAAGAACAATTGCCTCGAAATTCAATCTTGGAGGAGTGCTTGCAGAAGAGGTATGCTTGAGATCCGGGGTTGACAAGAAACTTCCTGCAAAGGAGCTGGATGACAGTTCAATATCCGCTCTTGCGGATTCATTCAAAAGCCTGTTCACACCCTTGCTTGAAGGTGAGCTGAAACCCTATCTTATTAAAAAGGATATAAACGGTGAGACCAAGCCCTTTGATGCGGTTCCTTTTGAACTGGAACTTTACTCTGATCTGGAAAAAGAGTCCTGTCCTTCTTTCAACAAAGCCCTTGATGAGTTCTTCGGTAAAAAGGCAGCCGAAGAGGTCAGGGAAGTAGAAGAAGGGGTAAAGAAGGAAAAGGTGGACGTTTTTGAGAGACGTCTTAAAAAACAGCAGGAAGCAATTGAGAAGTTCGGTGAGGATGCCGACAGGCAGATCGAGATAGCTGAAAAGATATACGCTCATTATGTCGATATCGAAGAAACTATGGATGTGCTCGACCAGGCCCGGGACAAGGGCTACAGCTGGGATGAGATCAGGAAAACTATTAAAAAAGCAAAGGACAGCCTGCCTGCTGCGAAGAGGATCGTGAGCATTGATTCATCCTCCGGGAAGATAGTGCTTGACCTCGAGGGTACGAAAGCTACTATCGATCTGAGGCTCTCGATACCCCAGAACGCCCAGCAGTATTATGATAAGGCAAAGAAACTGAATAAGAAAAAAGACGGTGCTCTCAAAGCTATAGAAGAAACAAAGCTTGCCATGCAGAAGAGAGAAAAGAAAGCATCTTCAGAGAAGCGGAAGGTCCGTCTCAAGAAACACTGGTACGACCGTTTCAGGTGGTTCTTCACTTCAGACGGTTTCCTTGTGGTCGGCGGAAGGGATGCCGAGACCAATGAAGAAATTGTCAAGAAGTATATGGACAAGAACGACGTGGTCTTCCATACTCAGGCGCCGGGTGCACCAATGACTGTTGTAAAGACAGAGGGCAGGGATGTTACCGAGCAGGCACTTCAGGAAGCTGCGGAGTTTGTGGTCTCATATTCAAGTATCTGGAAGTCAGCACAGTTCAGTGGAGATTGCTACTGGGTAAAGCCGGAACAGGTTTCAAAGACGCCGGAATCCGGTGAGTACCTGAAGAAAGGTTCATTTGCTATACGTGGAGAACGTAACTATTATCGTGACGTCCAGGTTGGTGCTGCTTTAGCACTGGAGCTGGATAAGGAGACCAGGGTGATCGGTGGCCCTGTATCGGCTGTACGGGAAAACGGCAAACATGTTGTGGAAATTGTTCCCGGGAAGTTCAACCAGAACGATATAGCGAAAAAGATATACAAGATCTACGTTGATAAATTAAAGGAAGTTAATTTTGTAAAGCAAATTGCCTCCCCTGATAAGATAGCCATGATGGTTCCTCCGGGTGAGTCTGATATTAAAGTGTGA
- the mmcA gene encoding methanogenesis multiheme c-type cytochrome: MDKLNTILIGILIFMFAAAGVYAFAGYSGNDALAVHYMTEQEWSDASCGGCHPGMDEEVAESYHVEQDLNKWTSLMEYGVDVDSIEGEERALTYGQVHPGGGYMEEYGVDLDCMSCHEQNDLYDYEARSEAIASGNFDIATEAALEEARTEMQQEPLYVVSYMLDVLTPLPLVTEIHDEVNAGPRAEQCASTCHIDAASQTGVAWADEDYAQYDVHADVNCYECHETEDHQIGSPEVIDAPESVLEDMGGEVKSCDSAGCHEGISHGALVDGHLSAVECETCHIPALPGTGIEGGPVVSSFSWANGSREEVTYDSDFTPTISWYDGIPYNSLPVKTNMSEDSMLKPFNTITGVWWDEGLDADVAANPNTSSAIGDPITPSIVLEADQNSDGEVTVDEIRSFDGNSDGNPDYPNAVLRHVEMYFPVSHNIAGSNTGLAEPLVCADCHGSTATAIDWQGLGYEEDPAGADSDFTGSEIEVSIPDQAPTEVEREPAF; encoded by the coding sequence ATGGATAAACTTAATACTATTCTGATTGGAATCCTGATCTTTATGTTCGCTGCGGCTGGTGTTTATGCCTTTGCGGGTTACAGTGGTAACGATGCTCTTGCTGTTCACTATATGACCGAGCAGGAATGGTCGGATGCCTCCTGTGGCGGTTGCCATCCGGGTATGGATGAAGAGGTCGCAGAATCATATCACGTAGAGCAGGATCTTAACAAATGGACATCTCTTATGGAATATGGTGTGGATGTCGATAGTATCGAAGGTGAAGAAAGAGCTCTGACATACGGGCAGGTTCACCCCGGTGGCGGATATATGGAAGAGTACGGTGTAGATCTCGACTGTATGTCCTGCCATGAGCAGAACGACCTGTACGATTATGAAGCAAGGTCTGAGGCCATAGCTTCCGGTAATTTTGACATTGCCACTGAGGCCGCTCTTGAAGAAGCGCGTACTGAAATGCAGCAGGAGCCACTATATGTTGTCAGCTATATGCTTGATGTACTGACCCCGCTACCGCTGGTTACGGAAATACATGATGAGGTTAACGCAGGCCCAAGGGCTGAACAGTGTGCAAGCACCTGTCATATAGATGCAGCCTCACAGACCGGTGTAGCCTGGGCAGATGAGGACTATGCCCAATACGATGTGCATGCTGATGTGAACTGTTACGAGTGTCATGAAACAGAAGACCACCAGATAGGCAGCCCTGAAGTTATCGATGCTCCAGAATCAGTACTTGAAGACATGGGAGGTGAGGTTAAGAGTTGTGATTCAGCAGGATGCCACGAAGGCATATCCCATGGTGCGCTGGTGGATGGTCACCTTTCGGCTGTTGAATGTGAGACATGTCACATACCCGCACTGCCGGGAACAGGAATCGAAGGAGGGCCTGTGGTCAGTTCCTTTAGCTGGGCCAATGGTAGCAGGGAAGAGGTGACCTATGATTCCGATTTCACTCCTACCATATCCTGGTATGATGGAATTCCCTACAACAGCCTGCCAGTGAAAACGAACATGAGTGAGGATTCAATGCTGAAACCATTCAACACCATCACCGGTGTCTGGTGGGATGAAGGCCTTGATGCGGATGTTGCAGCTAATCCGAACACAAGTTCTGCTATAGGTGATCCGATCACACCTTCTATTGTACTGGAAGCTGATCAGAACAGCGATGGTGAGGTTACCGTGGATGAGATCCGCTCATTCGATGGAAATTCTGACGGTAATCCCGATTATCCGAATGCAGTACTCAGACATGTTGAAATGTACTTCCCTGTAAGCCATAATATTGCAGGTTCAAACACAGGGCTTGCAGAGCCCCTTGTCTGCGCTGACTGTCATGGAAGCACTGCAACTGCCATTGACTGGCAAGGTCTGGGATATGAAGAGGACCCGGCCGGAGCAGACAGTGACTTTACAGGATCGGAAATAGAGGTCTCGATACCGGATCAGGCACCTACCGAGGTAGAAAGGGAGCCGGCATTCTGA
- a CDS encoding FAD:protein FMN transferase, with protein MMYKTVAIVLIAIFTGLLMINYAPGIAEDEAEAGQIYSTTRSLMDTTVTVSVLSSDETAAQASIEKAFERIEYVDRLMNNYDNNSELSTLNEQGYLNNSNPDILYVVNRSDHYSESSQGAFDISILPILELWKSKYSPGGTYQDPTPEEINQTLELVNYSAISVEGSNITLENEGMMITLGGVAKGYAVDLAIESLLEDGIESGFVNAGGDGRYIGHKPDGTPWKVGLQNPDRAGEAVVVMNMEDMAVATSGNYERYFNDAARVSHISDPRTGYPSQDLISATVIAETAMDSDAFATAVFVMGEEDGLEMIEDLDNVECLIITSDKRLVRSSGFAEYESTT; from the coding sequence ATGATGTATAAAACTGTTGCCATTGTCCTGATAGCGATTTTCACAGGATTATTAATGATAAATTATGCTCCGGGAATAGCAGAAGATGAAGCAGAAGCCGGACAAATATATTCTACCACCAGAAGTCTCATGGACACCACCGTGACAGTAAGTGTCCTGAGCTCCGATGAGACCGCTGCTCAGGCATCCATAGAAAAAGCATTCGAAAGGATAGAGTACGTAGACCGGCTGATGAATAACTATGATAATAACAGTGAACTCAGTACACTTAACGAGCAGGGATATCTTAACAATTCCAACCCCGATATATTATATGTAGTCAACAGGTCGGACCACTACTCAGAAAGCAGCCAGGGAGCATTTGATATTTCCATACTTCCGATACTTGAGCTGTGGAAGAGTAAGTATAGTCCCGGAGGAACTTATCAGGATCCAACTCCTGAAGAGATAAACCAAACCCTGGAACTTGTGAATTATTCCGCAATCAGTGTAGAGGGCAGCAATATCACCCTTGAAAATGAAGGTATGATGATCACCCTCGGAGGAGTTGCCAAGGGCTATGCCGTGGATCTTGCCATCGAATCCCTGCTGGAGGACGGCATTGAATCCGGATTTGTCAATGCCGGCGGTGACGGAAGATATATCGGCCATAAACCGGATGGCACGCCATGGAAGGTTGGTCTGCAGAATCCCGACAGAGCCGGAGAAGCGGTTGTGGTAATGAACATGGAAGACATGGCAGTTGCTACCAGCGGAAACTATGAACGCTATTTCAATGATGCTGCCAGAGTATCCCATATATCCGACCCCAGAACAGGATATCCTTCACAGGATCTGATCAGTGCTACTGTAATAGCTGAAACAGCAATGGATTCAGATGCTTTTGCCACTGCAGTGTTTGTAATGGGAGAAGAGGATGGTCTTGAGATGATAGAGGATCTTGACAACGTAGAATGTCTAATCATAACATCTGATAAAAGACTGGTTCGCTCAAGCGGATTTGCAGAATACGAAAGCACTACATAA
- the thpR gene encoding RNA 2',3'-cyclic phosphodiesterase, with the protein MRVFVAVDLPEELHSKVADVQAKFDDFKFKFVNPEIVHITMKFLGEVPDERIGDISKALDSVSCEPFEATVRGVGVFPKPRFAKVIWLGCEGDFEKLYKLVDESLATFQFSKDLHPFSAHATLARIKYLPKKKKEDFMKLLEELKDIDVGSMQVDSIRLKKSTLTPTGPVYETLHEVKLG; encoded by the coding sequence GTGAGAGTTTTCGTAGCAGTGGATTTGCCTGAAGAGTTACACTCAAAGGTTGCTGATGTTCAGGCTAAATTTGATGATTTTAAATTCAAGTTTGTTAATCCGGAAATTGTACATATTACCATGAAATTTCTTGGTGAGGTCCCTGACGAGAGGATCGGGGATATATCAAAGGCGCTTGATTCGGTATCATGTGAACCCTTCGAGGCAACAGTCAGAGGAGTTGGTGTCTTCCCGAAACCTCGTTTTGCGAAGGTGATCTGGCTCGGTTGTGAGGGTGATTTCGAGAAACTGTATAAGCTTGTGGATGAATCACTGGCAACCTTCCAGTTTTCTAAAGACCTTCATCCTTTCAGTGCACATGCAACCCTTGCAAGGATAAAATATCTTCCAAAAAAGAAAAAAGAGGATTTCATGAAGCTGCTCGAGGAATTAAAAGACATAGATGTGGGCAGCATGCAGGTAGACTCCATCAGGCTAAAGAAAAGCACTCTTACTCCCACGGGTCCTGTCTACGAAACACTCCATGAAGTGAAACTGGGATAA